A segment of the Allosaccharopolyspora coralli genome:
CGGCCTGCAGTTCGAAGTGCACGCCCTCCCGCAGGCCGAGTGCGCGAGCCGTCTCGACGAGCACCTGTTCCCCCAGCTCACCGCGACCGGTGATGGAGGCGAACGTGACCTCGTAGCGGCGCAGTGCCGCCTGCTGCTCGGAGGTGCGGGCGCGTTCGGCCTCGACCATGCGCAGTGCCTGGTCGGCGCGCCGGGCGCTGTCGCTGTAGAGCCGCCACAGCAGTGCCAGTGCGGCCGCGAACAGCAGCACCAGTACGACCATGATCGTGACGAGCACCCCGGTACTCACGCTGGTGTCCTCCCTCGTCGATGGGTGGTGTGTCTGATGCGACGATCATGGCGCACACCACCGACAAGAACGTCGGCGGACATGCCGCCCGCGTGTCGGCCCGGCGCGAAAAGTCCTGTTCATCGGGTTCCGCGGACGAGGCGCCGAGAGTCGGGTCATACTGACGGGTGTGACGGATCCGGACAGCATTCGCGTCGGTGACAGCGCGCGCCGAGAGGTGGACGCCCAGCTGCAGAAGGCGCAGGCGGAGGGGTGCTTAACTGTTGCTGGTTCTGAGTAGTTCCGTGTCATCGTGTGTTGTTCTGTACGGGTGAGGTTGAAGGAGTGGGCGCGTGCACAGGGTGTGTCGTATCGGGCTGCGTTGAGTTGGTTCCATGCGGGCACGTTGCCCGCGCCTGCTCGGCAGCTTGATACGGGCACGATCCTGGTCGAACCGTCGGCCACCGAGTCCGGGCGGACGGTGGCGTACTGCCGCGTGTCCAGCACGGACCAGCGCGACGACCTCGACCGGCAAGCCGGACGGGTCGCGCAGGAATGCGCCCGACAGGACTTCACCCTGGACAGCACGGTCACCGAAGTCGGCTCCGGGCTGAACGGCAACCGGCCGAAACTCCGCACACTCCTGTCAGACCCGGCTGCTACAACGATCGTGGTGGAGCACCGCGACCGTCTCGCCCGGTTCGGCGTCGAACACCTCGAAGCCGCACTCGCCGCACAGTCCCGCCGGATCGTCGTCCTCGACGATGCCGAAGTGGAAGATGACCTGGTGCGCGATGTGACCGAGGTGCTCACCAGCATGTGCGCCCGGCTGTACGGGCGCCGGTCCGCAGCGAAACGGGCGAAAGCAGCCCTGAAAGCTGCGGAGGTGCCGCCGCGATGAGCCGGACGTTCCAGCCCCGACCGGGGTTCACGGTGCAGGCGTATGAGTTCGCGCTGGCCCCGACCGAGCAGCAAGCAGACGCGTTGCGCAGCAACTGCGGCGGGCAACGGTTCGCCTACAACTGGGCCTTGGCCCGGGTGAAAGCCAACCTCGACCAGCAGGAAGCGGAAGGCTCGTACGGCGTATCCGAAGACGAGGTGACGCCCGGTCTGAACTGGTCCGCTTACAGTCTGCGGAAAACCTGGAACGCCGCCAAGCACGCGGTGGCGCCCTGGTGGGCCGAGAATTCCAAGGAGGCGTACTCGTCCGGGCTGGCCAACCTCGCGACCGCGTTGAACAACTGGAACCGGTCCCGGAAAGGGCAGCGGGTCGGTAAGCGGGTGGGATTCCCCCGGTTCAAGTCGAAGCGCTCTACCTGGTCTGCCACGTTCACCACCGGCGCGTTCGGACTCGCTCAACGCAATCGGCGGCACGTGCGGCTGCCGACGATCGGCACCGTGCGCACCCACGAGTCGACCCGGAAACTCGCCCGGCGCATCGAGGCCGACACCGCCCGCATCCTGAAAGCCACCGTGTCGCATCGCAGGGGCCGGTGGTTGGTGTCCTTGCAAGCCGAAGTGCAACGCGACCAACCGCAACCGGCTACCACCGGCGGCACCGT
Coding sequences within it:
- a CDS encoding IS607 family transposase → MRLKEWARAQGVSYRAALSWFHAGTLPAPARQLDTGTILVEPSATESGRTVAYCRVSSTDQRDDLDRQAGRVAQECARQDFTLDSTVTEVGSGLNGNRPKLRTLLSDPAATTIVVEHRDRLARFGVEHLEAALAAQSRRIVVLDDAEVEDDLVRDVTEVLTSMCARLYGRRSAAKRAKAALKAAEVPPR